In Zingiber officinale cultivar Zhangliang chromosome 1A, Zo_v1.1, whole genome shotgun sequence, a genomic segment contains:
- the LOC122002524 gene encoding uncharacterized protein LOC122002524, whose translation MLRYFKKIRDEPTSNKSSPPPPPPPPPPAPLDADSNEYPSDPGLRKHILEYNVNEREIVRCFYLQKEYSIAKDAAFCLYYYLFKADHGGQSGGDSFVTEGFKNWRKKDNFNEHVGNQSNIHNRFLVDYNEDINSVTLDNAPSNLKLTSPDIQKDIIISIAYLTTNSIFGDLDDELFTILVDEARDISIKEQMAVALRFVDERGNIVERFLGIVHVSDTTALSLKTAIDSLLCQHGLSISNLRGQGYNRASNMRGEFNGLKSLIMMENPSAYYVHYFAHQLQLTLVAVAENHIRISTFFYMVAQLNNIVGASCKRRDILHEKQFEKVIKGIDNVIDVLLFVEEEGKDHKQRVQANNLLELIEKYEFIFQMHLMKNILGVTNDLLQALQRKDQDIVNAMILVRSSKHQLQTMRDDGWDLLLNEVSLFFVKYKELNSRFNELALLLPVATAIVERVFSAMKIIKTLLRNLLRDDMFAKSVIGAKKLITYALNGQIAFKTIY comes from the exons ATGTTGAGATATTTTAAGAAAATACGAGATGAACCTACTTCAAACAAGTCATCTCCCcctccaccacctcctcctccaccaccaGCTCCTCTTGATGCTGACTCAAATGAGTATCCTAGTGATCCTGGGCTAAGAAAGCACATTCTTGAGTATAATGTTAATGAAAGGGAGATTGTTCGATGTTTCTATTTGCAAAAAG AATATAGCATTGCAAAAGATGCAGCTTTCTGTCTTTATTACTATTTATTCAAAGCGGATCATGGTGGTCAAAGTGGTGGTGATTCTTTTGTTACTGAGGGATTTAAAAATTGGAGaaagaaagataattttaatGAACATGTTGGAAATCAGAGCAAcattcacaatag ATTTCTTGTTGACTATAATGAGGATATCAATAGTGTTACACTAGACAATGCTCCCTCAAATCTCAAATTGACATCACCTGATATTCAGAAAGATATTATCATATCCATTGCTTATTTAACCACTAATTCTATTTTTGGAGATCTCGATGATGAATTATTTACTATATTGGTTGATGAGGCTCGTGATATATCTATTAAAGAACAAATGGCAGTTGCTTTACGGTTTGTAGATGAAAGGGGAAATATTGTTGAACGCTTTCTAGGCATTGTACATGTAAGCGACACTACTGCCTTATCACTTAAAACTGCTATTGATTCTTTGTTGTGCCAACATGGATTATCTATATCTAATTTGCGGGGGCAAGGATACAATAGAGCTAGCAATATGAGAGGAGAATTCAATGGCTTAAAAAGCTTAATTATGATGGAGAACCCATCTGCTTATTATGTTCATTATTTTGCTCATCAACTGCAACTTACACTTGTAGCTGTTGCTGAAAATCACATAAGAATTTCTACTTTTTTTTATATGGTTGCACAATTGAACAATATTGTTGGAGCGTCATGCAAGCGAAGAGATATACTTCATGAAAAACAATTTGAAAAAGTTATTAAAGGAATTGATAATG TTATTGATGTCCTTTTATTTGTTGAAGAGGAGGGAAAAGATCACAAGCAAAGGGTGCAAGCAAATAATCTGTTGGAATTGAttgaaaaatatgaatttatatttcaGATGCACTTAATGAAGAATATCTTGGGAGTCACGAATGATTTGTTGCAAGCTTTACAAAGAAAAGATCAAGACATTGTAAATGCCATGATTCTTGTAAGATCAAGCAAACATCAACTGCAAACTATGAGAGATGATGGTTGGGATTTGTTACTGAATgaagtttctttattttttgttaaGTATAAG GAGTTGAACAGTCGCTTTAACGAG ttagCATTGCTATTACCTGTTGCAACTGCAATTGTAGAGAGAGTGTTTTCAGCAATGAAAATAATTAAAACCTTACTTCGAAATCTGTTGAGAGATGATATG TTCGCAAAATCAGTGATTGGCGCAAAAAAATTGATAACATACGCTCTAAATGGGCAGATTGCATTCAAGACCATATATTAG